In Flavivirga abyssicola, the following are encoded in one genomic region:
- a CDS encoding alpha-2-macroglobulin family protein, which produces MKNTLSLLMIILITSFSNAQSNTYEGLWTKVEQFETEGLPKSALKIVEDITKLAKKDKNAPQLIKGMLFKSKFALVLEEDAQLKIINNFKDAIKESAFPTKNILESILANMYWQYYNQNRWKLYNRTKTIENVDSSTSSGQVQDFRTWDLQTIFNEIHIHYQNSLQNGLMLQLEPLGNYDDILNLQKESKIYRPTLFDFLNHNALLFYKTDETHITKPAYKFEIDNPDFLGDAKTFSKLKIDSKDTTSLQLNALKIYQDLMRFHLKDEKPFALADVNINRLKFVKQHATFNDKESILLKTLETEKDHLKTHEVSTLYDYEIATIYNQHGANYQPKTNEDNRWKIKDAITICNNAISKFPKSDGAKKCTVLKQRIEQPSLQVTTENFLSIQQNARLLIQYKNLSQLQFKIFKLNRSQLEKFNQTYRQGKQLAFIKKLDPYKNWDNTLQNEGDYQMHTTEILVPGLNNGAYLIFASSKNDGKTLAFSTVQVTNLALIETESNTHKTFQIIDRNNGKPISNAKVEISHSKNNGKSYQTENLTTNTYGEVKIEKNKTRNANIKVKVKHNNDVAYFGEYYIYRYYKERQEGVKHNSFIFTDRSIYRPGQTVYFKAIAIKTEEEKSVVLSNEKVYAILYNANGEEVKILKSKTNEFGSVSGEFILPNNGLNGGYYIEFDADQGYDMESSAYFSVEEYKRPKFETTFNPITETYKINDSVTIKGNAIAYAGSNITNAKVVYRVHRKVEYPRWCYFYHPWFNNSEPQEITHGKSMTNNKGEFEITFKAIPDQGVDKTNLPIFKYEVTADVTDLNGETRTATTIVNVGYHALTANMSIANLIDKTKKNNAIEIDTRNLNGEFVAAKGTVKMYKLKAPKKVLRPRPWEAPDYQEFSEDVFNKLFPYDAYSNEHNSNNWKKGKLVFISSFNTEHTKKLNLGKIKKWESGKYIIILESKDKFGQLVKDEIKTALYSNSDKTLADNQLFHITTNKSSYKAGEKAIITLGSAASNLNVTVQVEKNRKIVKTYIIQLNKNKKTISVPINSDDTGGFVVKYSFAAFNSFQSGSLNIFVPYPKTELDIETTTFRDKLQPGTDETWSFKIKGPKGDEVSAELLASMYDASLDQFKPHGWYFNPINKPTYYSHISTNAHKSFGTGYFRVYNDYNIGSYPTQYYDQLNWFGYHFGYFNSVSFRSKKMLNSRIAGAPVVSEEMELKESTVEPNQLEDSLDLDDKAKLNSGEGLESDEEAPEKKSEKPNFDNVKIRKNLQETTFFFPQLKTDSEGNISFSFTTPEALTRWNLQLLAHTKTLEHATRTLTTVTQKELMVTPNTPRFLREGDQITISTKIANLTEKQLSGHAILLLTDAISGKDISQKLITSSNNSLPLGEMAKPERAFTINAKSNTQVSWSLSIPDDIQAVQYKVIAKSEAFSDGEQNALPVLSNRMLVTETLPMWIRSNQTKTFTLDKLKNNTSTTLKNHKLTLEMTSNPAWYAVQALPYLMEYPYECNEQTFSRYYANALASHIANSNPRIQNVFNQWKSQNVLISNLEKNEELKSILIQETPWLRDAQSETEQKKRIALLFDLNKMNNELQSAIRKLKDNQMDSGAWAWFDGGRANRYITQHIITGFGHLNKLSVSSSAVETSQMTSKAIQYLDAQFVKEYKDIRKYDAKIDLNKDHLSYTQLHYLYMRSFYPEIKKSKEVENITKYYHTQIQKYWLSRPLYAKGLMTLISHRANDSKTTNKILKSLKETSITSEALGMYWKANTNSWFWYQAPIETQALLIEAFSEAGHVIQNETKNLETIDNLKIWLLKNKQTNRWKTTKATTDAVYALLLQGSDWLSVTDMVDVVLGKQKIAPSTLEHVKVEAGTGYYKTSWGASEIKPEMAKVKLTKKGNGIAWGSLYWQYFEDLDKITLAETPLKLKKKLFLKQYDDTGEVISEITESTHLKVGDLIRVRIELRSDRNMEFVHMKDMRASGLEPVNVLSQYKWQDGLGYYESTKDASTNFFFDYLPKGIYVFEYDLRINNAGNMSNGITTIQSMYAPEFSSHSEGTRLLVN; this is translated from the coding sequence ATGAAAAACACTTTATCTTTATTAATGATTATACTTATCACCTCTTTTTCTAATGCTCAGAGCAATACATATGAAGGCTTATGGACTAAAGTCGAGCAATTTGAAACAGAAGGGTTACCTAAATCTGCTTTAAAAATTGTCGAAGACATTACTAAACTGGCAAAGAAAGATAAAAATGCCCCTCAACTAATAAAAGGCATGCTTTTTAAAAGCAAATTCGCTTTGGTTTTAGAAGAAGATGCCCAACTCAAAATCATTAACAATTTTAAAGATGCCATTAAAGAAAGTGCCTTTCCAACAAAAAATATTTTAGAAAGCATTCTAGCCAACATGTATTGGCAATACTATAATCAAAATAGATGGAAATTATATAATAGAACAAAAACTATTGAAAATGTAGACTCTTCGACAAGTTCAGGGCAAGTTCAAGATTTTAGAACTTGGGATTTACAAACAATATTCAACGAGATTCATATACATTATCAAAATTCGCTACAAAATGGATTAATGTTACAATTGGAGCCTTTGGGCAATTATGATGACATTCTAAATTTACAAAAGGAATCTAAAATTTACAGACCTACATTATTCGACTTTTTAAATCATAATGCGCTACTATTTTATAAAACCGATGAAACTCATATTACCAAACCTGCTTACAAATTTGAAATTGATAATCCTGATTTTTTAGGAGATGCCAAAACATTTTCAAAATTAAAAATAGATTCAAAAGACACGACATCATTACAGCTAAATGCCTTAAAAATCTATCAGGATTTGATGCGTTTTCATTTAAAAGATGAAAAACCATTTGCTTTAGCAGACGTAAATATTAATCGCTTAAAATTTGTGAAGCAACATGCTACATTTAACGATAAAGAATCCATTCTGCTAAAAACATTAGAAACTGAAAAAGACCATTTAAAAACGCATGAGGTCTCTACGTTATACGACTATGAAATAGCGACTATTTACAATCAACATGGTGCAAACTATCAGCCTAAAACAAATGAAGATAATCGCTGGAAAATTAAGGATGCTATTACAATTTGTAATAATGCTATTTCAAAATTCCCTAAAAGTGACGGTGCTAAAAAATGTACCGTTTTAAAACAACGAATTGAGCAACCATCTTTACAGGTTACTACAGAAAATTTTCTTTCTATACAGCAAAATGCACGTTTATTAATACAGTATAAAAATCTAAGCCAACTTCAGTTTAAAATATTTAAGCTAAATAGAAGTCAGTTAGAAAAATTCAATCAAACATATAGACAAGGCAAACAACTCGCTTTTATTAAAAAGTTAGATCCTTATAAAAACTGGGATAACACGCTACAAAATGAAGGTGATTACCAAATGCATACGACCGAAATTTTAGTTCCAGGGTTAAACAATGGGGCTTATTTAATTTTTGCATCGTCTAAAAACGACGGAAAAACCCTTGCGTTTAGCACAGTACAAGTTACTAACCTAGCTTTAATTGAAACGGAAAGCAATACCCATAAAACCTTTCAAATTATTGACAGAAATAATGGAAAACCAATTAGTAATGCTAAGGTAGAAATAAGCCATAGCAAAAATAATGGCAAAAGCTATCAAACAGAAAACCTCACTACAAATACATATGGAGAGGTAAAAATTGAAAAAAACAAAACGCGTAATGCGAATATAAAAGTTAAGGTTAAACATAATAATGATGTCGCATATTTTGGTGAATATTATATTTACAGATATTACAAAGAGCGGCAAGAAGGTGTTAAACATAACTCTTTCATATTCACAGATAGAAGTATTTACAGACCAGGCCAAACGGTTTATTTTAAAGCCATTGCTATTAAAACAGAAGAAGAAAAATCTGTGGTTTTATCAAACGAAAAAGTTTACGCCATTTTATATAATGCAAATGGTGAAGAGGTAAAAATATTAAAGTCTAAAACAAATGAATTTGGTTCTGTTTCAGGTGAATTTATACTGCCTAATAATGGCTTAAATGGGGGATATTATATAGAATTTGATGCTGATCAAGGGTATGACATGGAGAGTTCTGCTTACTTCTCTGTTGAAGAATATAAGCGTCCAAAATTTGAAACAACATTTAATCCCATAACCGAAACTTATAAAATCAACGACTCAGTAACCATAAAAGGAAATGCTATAGCTTATGCTGGAAGCAATATTACCAATGCTAAAGTGGTGTATCGGGTACACAGAAAGGTGGAATATCCTCGTTGGTGTTATTTTTATCACCCGTGGTTTAATAATAGTGAACCTCAGGAAATCACTCATGGTAAAAGTATGACTAATAACAAAGGAGAATTTGAAATTACTTTTAAAGCCATTCCAGATCAAGGTGTTGACAAAACTAACCTTCCTATTTTTAAATATGAAGTTACTGCAGATGTTACCGATTTAAATGGTGAAACCAGAACTGCAACTACAATAGTCAATGTTGGATACCACGCATTAACGGCAAATATGTCTATAGCTAATCTAATAGATAAAACTAAAAAAAATAATGCCATTGAAATAGATACCAGAAACTTAAATGGTGAATTTGTAGCAGCAAAAGGAACAGTAAAAATGTATAAATTGAAAGCTCCTAAAAAAGTCTTAAGGCCAAGACCTTGGGAAGCTCCAGATTATCAAGAATTTTCAGAAGACGTTTTTAATAAATTATTTCCATATGATGCTTACTCTAATGAACATAATTCTAATAATTGGAAAAAAGGAAAACTTGTTTTTATATCATCATTCAACACAGAACACACAAAAAAGCTTAATCTTGGTAAAATTAAAAAATGGGAATCAGGCAAATACATTATCATTTTAGAAAGTAAAGACAAGTTTGGTCAATTGGTTAAAGATGAAATTAAAACGGCTCTATATAGCAATTCTGATAAAACCTTAGCAGATAACCAATTATTTCACATCACGACAAATAAATCAAGCTATAAAGCAGGTGAAAAAGCTATAATTACACTAGGTTCTGCTGCAAGCAACTTAAATGTTACGGTTCAAGTTGAAAAAAATCGTAAGATTGTAAAAACGTACATTATTCAACTAAATAAGAACAAAAAAACAATTTCCGTCCCCATAAACAGTGACGATACTGGTGGCTTTGTGGTCAAATATAGCTTTGCAGCTTTCAATAGTTTTCAATCGGGCAGTTTAAATATATTTGTTCCCTACCCTAAAACAGAATTGGACATTGAAACCACAACCTTTAGAGATAAGCTCCAACCAGGAACCGATGAAACCTGGAGTTTTAAAATAAAAGGACCTAAAGGCGATGAAGTTAGTGCAGAGTTATTGGCAAGTATGTATGATGCTTCATTAGACCAATTTAAACCACATGGCTGGTATTTCAATCCTATTAATAAACCTACTTATTATTCACATATATCTACCAATGCCCACAAGAGCTTTGGCACAGGTTATTTTAGAGTTTATAATGATTATAATATCGGTAGTTATCCAACTCAGTATTACGACCAATTGAACTGGTTTGGGTATCACTTTGGATATTTCAATTCAGTAAGTTTCAGAAGCAAAAAAATGCTTAATAGCCGTATAGCTGGTGCTCCTGTGGTCTCAGAAGAAATGGAGTTAAAAGAATCTACTGTTGAGCCTAACCAGTTAGAAGATAGTTTAGATTTAGATGATAAGGCTAAACTAAATTCTGGTGAAGGTTTGGAATCAGATGAGGAAGCTCCAGAAAAAAAATCAGAAAAACCAAACTTCGATAACGTTAAAATCCGTAAAAACCTTCAAGAAACAACCTTTTTCTTTCCACAGTTAAAAACAGATTCAGAAGGCAATATCAGTTTCAGTTTCACAACTCCAGAAGCTTTAACGCGATGGAATTTACAGTTATTAGCACATACAAAAACTTTAGAACATGCTACCAGAACGTTAACTACGGTTACTCAAAAAGAGTTAATGGTAACACCAAATACACCACGTTTTTTACGAGAAGGGGATCAAATTACCATTAGTACTAAAATTGCCAACCTTACCGAAAAACAATTATCTGGACATGCCATTTTATTGTTAACAGATGCTATTTCTGGAAAGGATATCTCTCAAAAACTTATAACAAGTTCTAATAATTCTCTCCCTCTGGGAGAGATGGCGAAGCCAGAGAGGGCTTTTACTATCAATGCCAAAAGCAACACACAAGTATCATGGAGTTTATCAATTCCAGATGATATTCAAGCAGTTCAATACAAAGTAATAGCCAAATCAGAGGCCTTTAGTGATGGTGAACAAAACGCGTTACCAGTCCTATCTAATAGAATGTTAGTTACCGAAACACTTCCCATGTGGATTCGCAGTAATCAAACAAAAACTTTTACACTAGACAAACTAAAAAATAACACCTCAACAACACTTAAAAACCATAAACTAACTCTGGAAATGACTTCCAACCCTGCGTGGTATGCAGTGCAAGCACTCCCCTATTTAATGGAATACCCGTATGAATGCAACGAACAAACGTTTAGCCGTTATTATGCGAATGCTTTGGCGAGTCATATAGCAAATTCTAACCCAAGAATTCAGAACGTTTTTAATCAATGGAAGTCTCAAAATGTACTCATCTCTAACTTAGAAAAAAATGAAGAATTAAAATCTATTCTTATTCAGGAAACACCCTGGTTACGAGATGCACAAAGCGAAACAGAACAGAAAAAACGTATTGCGCTACTTTTCGATTTAAACAAAATGAACAATGAATTGCAATCTGCTATCAGAAAATTAAAAGATAATCAGATGGATTCGGGGGCTTGGGCCTGGTTTGATGGTGGACGTGCAAACAGATATATTACACAACATATTATTACTGGTTTTGGGCATTTAAATAAGTTATCTGTCTCGTCGAGCGCAGTCGAGACGTCTCAAATGACCTCAAAAGCCATTCAGTATCTAGATGCACAATTCGTAAAAGAATACAAAGACATCAGAAAATACGATGCTAAAATAGACTTAAACAAAGATCATTTAAGCTACACGCAGTTACATTATTTATACATGCGAAGCTTTTATCCAGAAATTAAGAAATCGAAAGAAGTCGAAAATATCACCAAGTATTACCATACACAAATTCAAAAATATTGGTTAAGTAGACCTTTATACGCTAAAGGATTAATGACTTTGATATCTCATAGAGCCAATGATTCTAAAACAACGAATAAGATTTTAAAATCGCTAAAAGAAACGAGTATTACTTCAGAAGCGTTAGGAATGTATTGGAAAGCTAATACCAACTCTTGGTTCTGGTATCAAGCGCCTATTGAAACGCAAGCGCTTTTAATTGAAGCTTTTTCTGAGGCTGGTCATGTCATTCAGAACGAAACAAAGAATCTTGAAACCATAGATAACTTAAAAATCTGGTTACTTAAGAACAAACAAACCAATAGATGGAAAACTACCAAGGCAACTACTGATGCAGTATACGCTTTGTTACTTCAAGGAAGTGATTGGTTATCGGTGACAGATATGGTTGATGTTGTTTTAGGCAAGCAAAAAATAGCACCTTCAACATTAGAGCATGTAAAAGTAGAAGCTGGTACTGGTTATTATAAAACGTCTTGGGGTGCTTCTGAAATAAAGCCAGAAATGGCTAAGGTAAAGCTTACTAAAAAAGGAAACGGAATAGCTTGGGGAAGTTTATATTGGCAATATTTTGAAGATTTAGATAAAATCACATTGGCAGAAACGCCTCTAAAATTAAAGAAAAAATTATTCTTAAAGCAATATGATGATACAGGCGAGGTCATTTCTGAAATTACAGAAAGCACCCATTTAAAAGTTGGAGACTTGATAAGAGTTCGTATAGAGTTACGTAGTGATCGAAACATGGAATTTGTTCATATGAAAGATATGAGGGCCTCAGGATTAGAGCCTGTAAATGTGTTATCACAATATAAATGGCAAGATGGTCTGGGGTATTACGAAAGCACAAAAGATGCTTCTACTAATTTCTTTTTTGATTATTTACCAAAAGGTATTTATGTTTTTGAATACGACTTAAGAATTAATAATGCTGGTAATATGAGTAATGGTATTACCACGATACAGAGTATGTATGCACCAGAATTTAGTAGTCATAGCGAAGGTACACGTTTGTTAGTTAATTAA